GCGGCCGAGCACGCGGTCTCGGTGCACGGCCACGAGGACACCGAGGATCTTCGCGAGATGATTCGCGGTTCGCTCAAGGACGAACGGAGCTCCACCGCTACCGGCTGACGTCCGGAGCGGCGCCGAGCCCGCGAACACCCCTGGGGAGGGGCCGGAATCCCGTACGGATCCGGTAGGGGACGGGCGGTGGCGTCGCCGTGCGGAGCTTCCGCGCCCGCGACGCCACCGCCCGGTTCTCGATTTCGAGAGCGGAGGAAACGGTCCGGTGCCTTCCCGTTGGCTGTTCCTGATGCCCGCTCACGTTCCGCTGTTGCGTTCGAGCCGGTATGCCCAGGAGCTGAGTCCTCGAGTTACGAAGTGCACAGCCAACGCGGTGGGCACCAGACACAGGGCGGGAACCCACTTTCCGTGCTGCGCCGGGTACATCGTCAGGGGAAGATATGGTTCGACGTTGGTGAGCAGATTGTCGGTGAGCGCCAGGGCGAAGTATCCGGCGATACTCACAGCCCCGCCGAGCGGGGGGCCCAGCAACGCCGACAGCAGCAGCGTGAACCCGCCCATCGTGAGCGTGTTCGGCAGTATCCACCAGAGGTCGACTCCGGCGGGCATCGTGTGCTTTCCGACGAGTGCGGGTAGCACCGGCAGCGCGATGGCCGTCGCGGCCAGCACGACAGCGAGCAGTCTGACCCTGATTCCACCCAGCCGCTCCCACTCCCAACAGCGTGGCCGCAGTATCGCGCTCGCCAGTACGCCTGTGACCACGGCGATCAGTTCAGGAGTGGGGATCTTGTGCGGGCGGGCGAACGGATTCACACCGAGATCGACGTTGATGGCAGTGCGGTAGAACGCATACGACACGCCTGTTACGGCGACGACGAGCAGCAGGAGCATAGGTACCCGTCGCGCGAGCAGGACAAGCCGTAATGTCGTCATGGTCTGCTGTCCAGCGCGCATTCGGTGATTCGCCGTTCGTGAGCGGCGAGCCAGGTTCGGACCTCCTGCTTCGAGGCAGTGCCGAAAGCCGGAATGTCGGAGATCCTCGGGCGCAAGCCGCTGGTCTGTTCGGCACGGCCCGCCAGCCAGTAGGACAGCTCAGTGGCGATGTCCGCCGGGTGTCGGGATTCGAGCACGGTACGAGCCATGTCGGGTTGGGCACGCTCGGGGAACCGAACCGCGCAGGCGGGAGAACCGGCCAGCCCGTAAGCGATCTGCCGTTGCAGGCTCCTCTTAGAGCCGGCCATATCAGTGCGGACTCGGATTCCGACACCGACGATGCCGTCGGGTCTCGAGTCAGCCCGGGATCCGCCCAGCAGCGCACTGTCCCAGACTTGTTCACCGTGCGTGGGCACGTTGCCGTAGGCCTGATAGACCGGTTCAGCGGCAGCGATCAATTTGCCGAGCTCCGGCTGGTGGGCCTGATGTACGCAGTAGCGGACCCCCGCCTCGGTCCGGCAGGTTCGTGGTGGTTCGGAAGCCGCTTCGGCGAGTCGGGGATCAGTGCCGAGCGGCGCCAGCAACATCCCGAGCACCAGCACGATTAGTCCCCCGGTGCTCCAGGACGGGATCTTCCATCGGCGTGAGCGTGCCAGTGCGCGGGAGGCCATGAGGCTTGTCGCGGTCGTGACCAGCAACAGGAACGCCAGGCGGTAGCCGACAACGGACAGATTGGCGGTCTGTCCCACCCCGGCGCCGTCGTACGTGACCGGGACGATCGCGCGGAAATTGCCCGAGCTGGCCATGTTGAGCTGGATCGCCAGAAAACCGAGCACCAATATCAACGGGCTGACCCACGCTGTGGTCGTCAGCACACCGGCGAAGTACCCGACCGCGGTGGCGGTGAACACGCTCAACAGGCCGGTGAGTACTGGGAGCGGGCCAGGACCTCCCGCATGAGCTGTCAGAGTCGTCAGCACCACCAGCGGGACCATGCCCAATACGTAGCTGCCGGTGAAAACACCACCGAGCAAACCGAGCTGGCGGATCGCGATCGGTGCGCCGCTGCGGAGCGAGCTGGCCAGATTGGTGAGCCGGTCCGGACCGGTCAGACGTCCCGCGGCGAGAACGGCGACGGTCCCGCACAGTTGCGCGATGTCCTCGAGCAGATGGCTGGACAGCAGGACGGTTCGTTGCTCGCCGAGCTCGCCGAGCAGCTCCCGCAGCCGTAGTCGCTGCCCCGGATCCAGGCCCACTGTGGGTTCGTCCAGCACGAGGACAGATGGATCGTGCACCAAAGCGGCCGCGAGACCGAGACGTTGCCGTTGGCCACCGGAGAGCTTTCGCACCCGTAGGCGTGCGTATTCGGACAGCGATACCGATTCCAGAGCGCGTTCCGCGGCGGGTAGACATTCCGCGTCGGGCAGACCGTTGATCCATCCCGCGTAGGCGACCGTGTCACGGGTCCGCATCTCGGAGGCGAGCGAGAACCGCTGTGGGACGTAACCGAGCAGTTTTCGTGCTGCCGTGCGGCCCTGCGAGGTGCCCAAGTCGTTCCCGCTCAGCAGTATTCGTCCCTCGGAGGGAAGGGAAACAGTGGTGAGCAGCGAGAGCAGAGTCGTCTTGCCGGCGCCGTTCGGCCCCAGTAGGCCGTTGACTCCCTTCCCGAAGGTCCACGAGACGTCGTGCAACGCGGTGTGCCGTCCGTACCGGAAGGTCACCCGGTCCAGCTCCACGTCCAAGCGGTACAGCCCCTTTGAATCTGTTGATCACCCCGGCGGTCCGAGTGTGTCACGAGGGAAGCGAGGACCTCCGCGAGATGATTCGCGGTTCGCTCAAGGACGAACGGAGCTCCACCGCTACCGGCTGATGTTCGGAGCGGCGCCTCGTACATTTCACGCGAAATGTACGAGGCGCCGCTCCGAGATCGTGCCGGTGTCCGGCAGGTGGGGTGGCGGTCAGCGCGCCGCCCGCTCGTACTGCTTCGGCCAGGGGGAGTCGGCGCGCAGCCGGTCGGCCGCGTGCAGCGGCCAGTGCGGGTCGCGCAGCAGCTCGCGAGCCAGCAGCACCGCGTCGGCCGACCCCGAGGCCACGATCTCCTCGGCCTGCTCCGGGGAAGTGATCATTCCCACGGCCCCGGTGGAGATCTCCGCCTCCTGCCGTATCCGGCGCGCGTACGGCACCTGGAAGCCGGGCCCGACCGGGATGGACACCCCGGGTTCGATTCCGCCCGAGGACGCGTCGATCAGGTCCACGCCGCGCTGGGCCAGCAGCTCGGCCAGCCGCACCGAGTCGTCGCCGGTCCAGCCGCCCTCGACCCAGTCGGTCGCCGAGAGCCGCACGAACAGTGGCTTGCCCGTGGGCCACACCGCGCGTACCGCCTCGGCGATCTCCAGCGCCAGTCGCGTCCTGCCCTCGAAGTCGCCGCCGTACTCGTCGGTGCGGTCGTTGGCCAGCGGGGAGCAGAACTGGTGCACCAGGTAGCCGTGCGCGAAGTGCAGCTCGACCACGTCGAAGCCCGCCTCGTCGGCCCGCCGGGCCGCGGCGGCGAAGTCGGCGGGCAACGCCGCGACCTCCTCGGTGCGCAGCGCGCGCGGCGCGGCCAGCTCCCCGAACGCCCGGCCGGTGGAGCTCACCGTCGGCCAGCCACCCTCGGTTTCGGGGACGGCGTCGTCGCCGTTCCAGGGAGCGTTCGCCGAGGCCTTGCGACCGGCGTGGGCCAGCTGCACGCCCGGCGTGGCGCCCTGCGCACGCAGGAAGTCGGTGATCCTGCGCCACGCGGCGACCTGTTCGTCGTTGTACAGCCCGGTGTCGGCGGGGCTGATCCTGCCCTCCGGGACCACGGCCGTGGCCTCGCTCAGCACCAGCCCGGCCCCTCCGGTGGCGAACTGCCCCAGATGGACCAGGTGCCAGTCGTCCGGGACACCTTCGGTGGCCGAGTACTGGCACATGGGGGCGACCCAGGCGCGGTTCCTGATTTCGATGTCGCGGAACTTGATCGGTTCGAACAGCATGCTCACGACTGTTGGGACACCACGGCGGAACGGAGTATTCCGCTACGTCGCCCGTGTCGCCCTCGTCACTCCGGAACCCCGCCGGAGCCAGGCCCTTCCCGGGTCACGTTCGGCCCTTCCGGGCTCACGGCATCGAGCTCGCCACGCGTCCGAACGCCTCGGTGAGCAGGTCCCAGAAGGCACGCTGCTCGAGCGCGGTGGCCACCAGCGCGTTGTGGTCGGCTTCCGGGGCGAAGTCGGTGACCGTCATCCCCGAGGTGAACCGACCGGAGGTCTCCACGTCCACCCGGGCCCGCACCGTGGTGAACAGTTCCGGCGCGATCACGTGCGCCACCGCGCACGCGTCGTGGATGGCCGGCCCCTCGTCCCGGTACTGCCGATTGCTGCCGTAGAAGTCCAGGCAGGGGGAGAGCAGTTCCTCCTGCAACTTCCCCAGCCCGACGAAGCGTTGCCTGACCTCGGAGGTCGCCCTCGCCTGGTGCGTCAGGTCGAGCCCGAACATCACCGGCTCCCACGGCGCGTCGAAGACCACGCTCGCCGCCTCCGGGTCGGCCCCGATGTTGAACTCGGCGGCCGGGGTGAGGTTGCCACGCGTGTAGGAACCACCCATGACGACGAACTCGCGCACCCACTCGGCCAGCCGGGGTTCCTTGCGCAGCGCCAGCGCGACGTTGGTCAGCGGCCCCACGGCCACCAGGCTGATCTCGCCGGGGGACGCCGCGACCGTGTCGATGATGAAGTCCACCGCGTGCCGCGTGTCAGGCTCGGACTTCGCCGTGGGCAGCACCACGTCGCCCAGGCCGGTGGCGCCGTGCACGGTGGAGGCGGTGTCCGGTGCGCGCAGCAGCGGTCGGTCGGCGCCGCGAGCCACCGGCACGTCCATGCCGTAGAACTCGGTCAGGCTCAGCGCGTTCGGCGTGGTGTGCTCCAGCCCCACGTTGCCCGCCACCGTGGTTATCCCGACGACCTCCAGCTCGGGCGAACCGTGCGCCAGGGCTATCGCCAGCGCGTCGTCGATGCCGGGATCGCAGTCCAGCAGGATCCGTTTCAACCTCTCAACCCTTCGTCTCCTGGTACGACTTCGCCACCCCGGCTCACCCGACGGAGTCGGCGATCGACTTCGCCTCCTTGGAGCCGGTCTCCAACGAGCGGCAGCAGTACACGATCCAGGCGGCCACGCCATCGCTCTCGCCCGAGGCGAATCCGGCCGCGGCCGAAGCGTACTCCTGCTGCCTGCGAAAATGGGACACTTCCGGAACGACGAGTCCCTTGGGGTCCAGGCCGCTGCCGATCACGGTCAGGCGTGCCGCCGCTCGCGCGATCACCCCGTCGACCTCTCCGAAGGGGGCCAGCGCCAGCAGTTCCCCGTGCACCACGGCGGCCTGCACCGGGCCGGGGACCGTGCCCTGCGCCTGCCCGCCGAGCTCGGTGACCATCCTGGCCAGCAGGTCCAGCCGTGTCGAGACCTCCGGGTCGGCGCGCGGACGGCCGAGACGTTCCTGCTCGTCCGCCCCCACGAGATCGGCCGCGGCCAGCACGTGCAGTCGGGCCAGGGCCTGCAGCGGGGCGCGTTGCCAGGTCGGCAACAGCGGGCCCAGCGCTTCGGCGGCCCGCAGCGAGCCCGCCAGCAGCGGATCGGTGACCTCGCCGCCCTCGGGGATCTCGGTGGCCCCACCGGCCACCGCGGCGGAGGCACGTGCCGCACGCACCGAAGCCTCCGCCGCCGTGGTCGCCCAGCCCCTACGGTTCGTCGGGTGTTCGTGGACCTCGTCGATCGCGGCCCTCGCCGCGTCGACCGCCTCCGGCACACCCGGGAGTCCCACCAGCGGGCGTAGCGATTCCTGCGCGTTCACGGGTCCAGACGCTACCCGTCCGCTCGGGTGACGCCGTACCCCTCCGTCCGCCGCGGAGCCCGGGCCGGTGGTTTCACCGGGAGCGGATCACCAGGGGTGAGCACGCGGGGCATCGTTCCTATGCCTTCGCCAGCGCGTCGGACAGGCACTCCCTGCTGTCCAACACCGGATCCGCCAGCAGTACCGCCTGCTGCAGGCGTTGCAGTCGATGTGAGGGTTCCATCCCCAGTTCGTTCACCAGTGAGTCACGTAACTGGATGAACACGCGCAGTGCTTCCCCTGCCCGGCCGGAGCGGTGCAGCGCCACCATGTGCAGCGCGTGCAGGTTCTCGTTCAACGGGTGGTGCGCGGTGAGGCTGGTCAACTGGCCGAGAATCTGATGGTGTCTTCCCAGCCTGAGGTCCGCTTCCAACCGCTGTTCGAGTGCGGTGAGTCGGTTCTCCTCAAGACGTCGTGCCTCGGCCCCCAGGATGCAACCGGTCGGAATGTCTGCCAGCGCGGGGCCTGTCCACTGTCCCAGTGCTTCTTCCAGCAGCCGGGAGGCGTTTTCGTCGTCCCCTGACTCCGCGGCGAGGCGTCCGGCCCTGACCTTGTGCTCGAATCCGTGCGCGTCGAGCTCGTCCTGCTCCAGGTTCAGCCGGTAACCGCGGTAGAATGTCACCAGAACGTCCTTGGGGCGTGTCACGCCGTCGGTGGACAGCGCCGCGTCGAGCTTTCTCCGGAGTCGCAGGATGTAGGTTTGCAGCGTGTTGTGTGCGCTCCGTGGTGGGTTTGTTCCCCAGAGCTCCTGGATGAGGTCCGGTATGGAAACCCCTTCACCACCAGCGAGGGCGAGCAGTGCGAGTATTTGTTTCGGTTTGTTGGCCGACGGTAAAACGCACATTTCTTTTACTCTTGCGTTGAAGGGGCCGAGTACCCTTATTTCCATCAGTTTGGCCTCCTTCAGGAGCCTGACACTCCGATCGGTTCGTTTCCGCGCAATCTCGTCGCGCTTTATTTTGCGCAGTATGTCACATTGCGGTGTTGGTGTAAACGGGTGCAAACAGTGAATCGGGTGCGGTGTTTCTTGATCTCTTCACGGGTTTTTCACGGATCGGACCCCAGGGTGGGTGGGCTGGTGGGTTTTCGATTTCAGTGAGAGGGATGTCGGCGATTCTTCCTGTATCATTACTCGGTCATCTCGGCAAGTTTGATCACCGTGTTCCAGTTCCTCGTGGTGCCGATTACGTTTTTCATGACGGTGGAGCTCGACATCGTTTCGGCCAGCTTGGACCTTCCCATACCGTTCGGGAGATGCAGATAGATCACGTGGTCCCCCAGGCGGAACTCCTCCGGGTGGAAGTCCGTGGGATCGATCCTCCCGACCCGCTCTTCCGGGAGCGTTTCGGACAGGAAGGTCGCGTGGACGAGCTTGCCCTGCTTCGCGGCTTCCGGGAACGGATTGTCCTCGATGACTCTGCGTAGGTATGCGTTGTCCCGTACCAGGCAGGAGACCTTTCGTTCGAAGCGCTGTTCGATGGCTTTCTCCAGTTGCTCGGCAAGGGCCGGACCGTCGTCCGAAGCGCTGCGGAACACGAGGTTTCCGCTGTTCACGTGGGTTCGTATGTCCGAAAGCCCCAGCTCTCCGGCGAGCTCGCGCAGCTCCTGCATCCCGACTTTGGTGTTCCCACCGACGTTGATGCCTCGTAGCAGGGCCGCGTAGCCGATACTGGTTCCGGTGATGCTCATAGCCCGCACTATAGTCCCGTTGGCCATCTTTGGAAGTGCTTTCGGTTGTGTCTTCCGCGACCTCGGTGAAGTGGGAACCGAGTGCCGTGGTCGGGATTTCCTGGTCAGGTGGTTTTCCGGGAGTCCGGTCACCGGTCACGCGTTGGCCTCCCTTTCTCGGATGATGCTCCGAAAGAAGTAACCCGAAAGTCCGAAAAGAGCAGTCCGCTCGTTCGTCGGCATCCGCCGCCGATCCTCGTGTGGCGGCCGGCCGCCTCTTCCCGCTTTCTTTTGGCGCGATTACCGGGAGTGATCCTCGGGTGAGACGTCCGGGTGAGTCCGAGCGGATCCGCCGCTTCCGGATGCTCAATACTGAGCAGACGATCCCTCGCCGATCACCATAGCGTCACTCTTTGGAAGTACTCGGGCGTTTCCGATCGGCTGGAGAGGTGCGATGAGTTCGAAGTCGGCGACATCATCAGAGGACACCGCTTTCACGGCGGCGAATTCAGGGCGTTCCGCGCGGCTCCAGTCCACGGTTCCGCTGGATCACCTGGTTCACTCTGCGGACTGTGGAATTCTCGTGGAACGAACCGGGCAACTGCGTTACGAGTTCTCCAGGGAGGGGCGAGACTTCTCCGTGGATCTGCTGGGATATCTCAATAATTCCCAGGCGGGGAAGATATCCACATTCCTCTACGAGGAGGCGTTCGGCGTTCGCGATCGGCTGCACTGGTTCATTCACATGAGATCTCCGCACGACTACCAGGAGTTGCTGGAGATGGTGGATCACGACAGCGATTTCCAGGAGATATCCGACTCCGATCGGCTGCCCGAGGAAAAGGGTGGTGGGAACTGGGAGCGCATGTTCGTTCCGCAGACACTGCGGGAGCGCATCATATGCCCGCAACACGGCATGGGCGAACCCGAGGAGGGCGATGCTCCTCCGGAGCGGTACTTCGTCGACCCGGCTCGTTGTCAGACCGGGCAGCCGACCTCCGAACAGCTGAACACGGCCACCGCGGGCGCCATCGTGATGCGGGACGTGGATGTCAGGTACGAGCTCCGCAAGGAGGCCAGGAACTTCGCTTTCGAATGGCAGGAGAGCATCAACGAACGGCTCGCGGGTTATGCCACCGTGCTGCTGTACGAGGAGACTTTCGGGCGGCAGGACCGCATCACCTGGTTGATTCATCTGCGTGAGCTAGACGACTATTCCAGGATAACCGAGCTCACCCGCAACGACCCCGCTTTCGCCAAACTCTTCTCCGAACAGCGTGTTCCGAACCGCAAGGGCGGCGGCAACTGGGGGTCCCTGTTCGTGGACGGCAGCATGTCGGACACCGTGCTCGTTCCGTACCTGCATTCCGACAGCTGAGACGGCGGAGTACATCGCGGGAGTGGGGGAGAGCATGGGAATCGGTGTCGAGGCGATCAACGCCTATGTCGGAAGGGCGTCGATCGACGTACGCACGTTGTTCCGCATACGCGATCTGGACACGCGACGTTTCGAGAATCTGCAGATGCACGCGAAATCGGTGAATCTGCCGTGCGAGGATCCGGTGTCCAACGCGGTCAACGCCGCCCGCCCACTCCTCGACGAACTCACCGAGCCGCAACGGGAATCGATTCGTGCCGTGATCATAGGAACCGAGTCGGGACTGGACTTCGGCAAGCCGATCAGCACCTACGTGCAGCAGTACCTGCCGGTTCCGCGCTCGTGCCGGTCTTTCGAGATCAAGCACGCCTGTTACGGCGGCACGGCTGCGCTGCGGACGGCGATAGGTCTGTTGACCGCCGACCCGGTGGGGGGAGGGCGTGCCTTGGTGATCGCCTCGGACGCCGCTTCCGCCGTCGCGCGTGACACCTACTGGGAACCCTCGCAGGGTGCCGGTGCGGTCGCGATGTTGGTCGGCGAGGATGCCAGGGTGATGCTTCCCGACGCCGGTGCGTTCGGGCTGTGCAGCTACGAGGTCATGGACACCCTGCGTCCCCGGCCGGATCTCGAATCGGGTGATTCCGATCTGTCGCTGCTTTCCTACCTGCGTTGTCTGGAGGAGTGCTGGAGCGGTTATCGCTCCCGGGTCCCGGAGGCCGACAT
This portion of the Actinopolyspora lacussalsi genome encodes:
- a CDS encoding putative small metal-binding protein (product_source=COG5466; cog=COG5466; pfam=PF06348); the protein is MRKIADCRETPSVVNCTLTITGEENEVVRAAAEHAVSVHGHEDTEDLREMIRGSLKDERSSTATG
- a CDS encoding hypothetical protein (product_source=Hypo-rule applied; transmembrane_helix_parts=Inside_1_19,TMhelix_20_42,Outside_43_56,TMhelix_57_75,Inside_76_87,TMhelix_88_110,Outside_111_136,TMhelix_137_159,Inside_160_218), which produces MRAGQQTMTTLRLVLLARRVPMLLLLVVAVTGVSYAFYRTAINVDLGVNPFARPHKIPTPELIAVVTGVLASAILRPRCWEWERLGGIRVRLLAVVLAATAIALPVLPALVGKHTMPAGVDLWWILPNTLTMGGFTLLLSALLGPPLGGAVSIAGYFALALTDNLLTNVEPYLPLTMYPAQHGKWVPALCLVPTALAVHFVTRGLSSWAYRLERNSGT
- a CDS encoding ABC-type multidrug transport system ATPase subunit (product_source=COG1131; cath_funfam=3.40.50.300; cog=COG1131; pfam=PF00005; smart=SM00382; superfamily=52540; transmembrane_helix_parts=Inside_1_236,TMhelix_237_259,Outside_260_268,TMhelix_269_291,Inside_292_299,TMhelix_300_322,Outside_323_341,TMhelix_342_364,Inside_365_370,TMhelix_371_393,Outside_394_581); this translates as MDVELDRVTFRYGRHTALHDVSWTFGKGVNGLLGPNGAGKTTLLSLLTTVSLPSEGRILLSGNDLGTSQGRTAARKLLGYVPQRFSLASEMRTRDTVAYAGWINGLPDAECLPAAERALESVSLSEYARLRVRKLSGGQRQRLGLAAALVHDPSVLVLDEPTVGLDPGQRLRLRELLGELGEQRTVLLSSHLLEDIAQLCGTVAVLAAGRLTGPDRLTNLASSLRSGAPIAIRQLGLLGGVFTGSYVLGMVPLVVLTTLTAHAGGPGPLPVLTGLLSVFTATAVGYFAGVLTTTAWVSPLILVLGFLAIQLNMASSGNFRAIVPVTYDGAGVGQTANLSVVGYRLAFLLLVTTATSLMASRALARSRRWKIPSWSTGGLIVLVLGMLLAPLGTDPRLAEAASEPPRTCRTEAGVRYCVHQAHQPELGKLIAAAEPVYQAYGNVPTHGEQVWDSALLGGSRADSRPDGIVGVGIRVRTDMAGSKRSLQRQIAYGLAGSPACAVRFPERAQPDMARTVLESRHPADIATELSYWLAGRAEQTSGLRPRISDIPAFGTASKQEVRTWLAAHERRITECALDSRP
- a CDS encoding 2,4-dienoyl-CoA reductase-like NADH-dependent reductase (Old Yellow Enzyme family) (product_source=COG1902; cath_funfam=3.20.20.70; cog=COG1902; pfam=PF00724; superfamily=51395), giving the protein MSMLFEPIKFRDIEIRNRAWVAPMCQYSATEGVPDDWHLVHLGQFATGGAGLVLSEATAVVPEGRISPADTGLYNDEQVAAWRRITDFLRAQGATPGVQLAHAGRKASANAPWNGDDAVPETEGGWPTVSSTGRAFGELAAPRALRTEEVAALPADFAAAARRADEAGFDVVELHFAHGYLVHQFCSPLANDRTDEYGGDFEGRTRLALEIAEAVRAVWPTGKPLFVRLSATDWVEGGWTGDDSVRLAELLAQRGVDLIDASSGGIEPGVSIPVGPGFQVPYARRIRQEAEISTGAVGMITSPEQAEEIVASGSADAVLLARELLRDPHWPLHAADRLRADSPWPKQYERAAR
- a CDS encoding purine nucleosidase (product_source=KO:K01239; cath_funfam=3.90.245.10; cog=COG1957; ko=KO:K01239; pfam=PF01156; superfamily=53590) yields the protein MKRILLDCDPGIDDALAIALAHGSPELEVVGITTVAGNVGLEHTTPNALSLTEFYGMDVPVARGADRPLLRAPDTASTVHGATGLGDVVLPTAKSEPDTRHAVDFIIDTVAASPGEISLVAVGPLTNVALALRKEPRLAEWVREFVVMGGSYTRGNLTPAAEFNIGADPEAASVVFDAPWEPVMFGLDLTHQARATSEVRQRFVGLGKLQEELLSPCLDFYGSNRQYRDEGPAIHDACAVAHVIAPELFTTVRARVDVETSGRFTSGMTVTDFAPEADHNALVATALEQRAFWDLLTEAFGRVASSMP
- a CDS encoding hypothetical protein (product_source=Hypo-rule applied; superfamily=140931) — its product is MNAQESLRPLVGLPGVPEAVDAARAAIDEVHEHPTNRRGWATTAAEASVRAARASAAVAGGATEIPEGGEVTDPLLAGSLRAAEALGPLLPTWQRAPLQALARLHVLAAADLVGADEQERLGRPRADPEVSTRLDLLARMVTELGGQAQGTVPGPVQAAVVHGELLALAPFGEVDGVIARAAARLTVIGSGLDPKGLVVPEVSHFRRQQEYASAAAGFASGESDGVAAWIVYCCRSLETGSKEAKSIADSVG
- a CDS encoding DNA-binding SARP family transcriptional activator (product_source=COG3629; cath_funfam=1.10.10.10,1.25.40.10; cog=COG3629; pfam=PF00486,PF03704; smart=SM01043; superfamily=46894,48452); its protein translation is MCVLPSANKPKQILALLALAGGEGVSIPDLIQELWGTNPPRSAHNTLQTYILRLRRKLDAALSTDGVTRPKDVLVTFYRGYRLNLEQDELDAHGFEHKVRAGRLAAESGDDENASRLLEEALGQWTGPALADIPTGCILGAEARRLEENRLTALEQRLEADLRLGRHHQILGQLTSLTAHHPLNENLHALHMVALHRSGRAGEALRVFIQLRDSLVNELGMEPSHRLQRLQQAVLLADPVLDSRECLSDALAKA
- a CDS encoding uncharacterized protein (DUF1697 family) (product_source=COG3797; cath_funfam=3.30.70.1260,3.30.70.1280; cog=COG3797; pfam=PF08002; superfamily=160379), translated to MSITGTSIGYAALLRGINVGGNTKVGMQELRELAGELGLSDIRTHVNSGNLVFRSASDDGPALAEQLEKAIEQRFERKVSCLVRDNAYLRRVIEDNPFPEAAKQGKLVHATFLSETLPEERVGRIDPTDFHPEEFRLGDHVIYLHLPNGMGRSKLAETMSSSTVMKNVIGTTRNWNTVIKLAEMTE
- a CDS encoding hypothetical protein (product_source=Hypo-rule applied; cath_funfam=4.10.860.10; superfamily=54909), which produces MERTGQLRYEFSREGRDFSVDLLGYLNNSQAGKISTFLYEEAFGVRDRLHWFIHMRSPHDYQELLEMVDHDSDFQEISDSDRLPEEKGGGNWERMFVPQTLRERIICPQHGMGEPEEGDAPPERYFVDPARCQTGQPTSEQLNTATAGAIVMRDVDVRYELRKEARNFAFEWQESINERLAGYATVLLYEETFGRQDRITWLIHLRELDDYSRITELTRNDPAFAKLFSEQRVPNRKGGGNWGSLFVDGSMSDTVLVPYLHSDS
- a CDS encoding polyketide biosynthesis 3-hydroxy-3-methylglutaryl-CoA synthase-like enzyme PksG (product_source=KO:K15311; cath_funfam=3.40.47.10; cog=COG3425; ko=KO:K15311; pfam=PF01154,PF08540; superfamily=53901); its protein translation is MGIGVEAINAYVGRASIDVRTLFRIRDLDTRRFENLQMHAKSVNLPCEDPVSNAVNAARPLLDELTEPQRESIRAVIIGTESGLDFGKPISTYVQQYLPVPRSCRSFEIKHACYGGTAALRTAIGLLTADPVGGGRALVIASDAASAVARDTYWEPSQGAGAVAMLVGEDARVMLPDAGAFGLCSYEVMDTLRPRPDLESGDSDLSLLSYLRCLEECWSGYRSRVPEADIRGTFDQLVLHTPFAGMVKGAHRTLLRKVGGASGDEIEEDFHLRVEHGLIHCRNVGNVYGAALYLALCSLLEYTADDAPRRVGMFSYGSGCASEFYSAVLPAGAGERVRRRGIGEAVTNRRPLEVPEYERISDLASNRMCGVRDHDGDTSAYETLYRDCFEGRGLLVLDGIEEFHRSYRWS